From the genome of Halomonas sp. MCCC 1A13316, one region includes:
- a CDS encoding UbiH/UbiF/VisC/COQ6 family ubiquinone biosynthesis hydroxylase, with amino-acid sequence MTKTAEQPTTHFEVIVVGGGMVGAALAALLGQAGVAVALLDARRAPLAAEAVGRGLPAMRVSALTPVSQRLLEGLGAWSWMAARRVTPYRFMQVWDGEGSGEVSFSAEQAGVPLLGHIVENDVILAALERRLAELHTVSVQLGTRVTGLHEGTAGREVALEDGRLLLAPLVVAADGAHSPLRESAGITVQAQDTGHVAVVTTVHTECNHGGVARQVFLATGPLAFLPLTVAGDERYCSIVWSTSPEEAARLTALTPEALGRELESAFEARLGAVEVVDRALAVPLTQRHAEHYVQTGFALVGDAAHSIHPLAGQGVNLGLMDAAVLAEELLVARRRGIPLGELRMLERYSRRRRGDNAAMLALMDGFRLLFGARHPALTLLRNLGLSGVDRLTPVKRVIMQQAIGQRGTLPTSCR; translated from the coding sequence ATGACGAAAACGGCGGAACAGCCGACAACGCACTTCGAGGTCATCGTGGTGGGCGGTGGCATGGTAGGCGCCGCACTGGCGGCGCTGCTGGGTCAGGCGGGAGTCGCGGTGGCACTGCTCGACGCGCGCCGCGCGCCGCTGGCCGCCGAAGCGGTGGGAAGGGGGCTACCGGCGATGCGCGTCAGTGCCTTGACGCCGGTCTCCCAACGGCTGCTCGAAGGCCTCGGGGCCTGGTCCTGGATGGCGGCACGCCGGGTGACTCCCTACCGCTTCATGCAGGTATGGGACGGTGAGGGCAGCGGTGAGGTGAGTTTCTCGGCGGAGCAGGCCGGCGTGCCGCTGCTCGGACATATCGTCGAGAACGACGTGATCCTGGCGGCCCTCGAGAGGAGGCTGGCCGAACTCCACACGGTCTCCGTGCAGCTGGGCACGCGGGTGACCGGATTGCACGAGGGGACTGCGGGGCGTGAGGTGGCGCTCGAGGACGGCCGTCTGCTGTTGGCGCCACTGGTGGTGGCGGCCGATGGTGCGCACTCGCCGCTCCGCGAAAGCGCGGGAATCACGGTGCAGGCGCAAGATACAGGCCATGTGGCCGTGGTGACCACGGTGCATACCGAGTGCAATCATGGCGGCGTGGCGCGCCAGGTCTTCCTGGCCACGGGTCCGCTGGCGTTCCTGCCGCTGACGGTGGCGGGCGACGAGCGCTACTGCTCGATCGTCTGGTCGACCTCGCCCGAGGAGGCCGCACGATTGACGGCGCTTACTCCCGAGGCGCTGGGCCGTGAACTGGAATCAGCCTTCGAGGCTCGGCTGGGCGCGGTGGAAGTCGTCGACCGCGCATTGGCGGTGCCGCTGACCCAGCGTCATGCCGAGCATTACGTGCAGACCGGCTTCGCCCTGGTGGGCGATGCGGCCCACAGCATCCATCCGCTGGCGGGGCAGGGCGTGAACCTGGGGCTGATGGATGCCGCGGTGCTGGCCGAGGAACTGCTCGTCGCACGCCGTCGCGGTATTCCCTTGGGAGAGTTGCGCATGTTGGAGCGTTATTCGCGCCGTCGCCGTGGCGACAACGCCGCGATGCTGGCGCTGATGGACGGCTTTCGCCTGTTGTTCGGGGCCCGTCATCCGGCGTTGACACTGCTGCGTAACCTGGGGCTTTCCGGTGTCGATCGGCTCACGCCGGTCAAGCGGGTGATCATGCAGCAGGCGATCGGCCAGCGAGGAACGCTGCCGACCTCCTGTCGCTGA